The DNA window GACGCTGCCTCTTTTTATTTCCCTATTATTCGTAATCACTTTGATTAATAGAAAACTTGACAAATGATAAAATTTTGGTATATTGTTACTAAGGGGGTAAAAATGGCATTGTTAAGAATTAAAATGAGCCTTTTAGTCATTATCTTATTTGGTATTCTTTTTGCTATCGTTTCATTGCTTGCCTACACTGCTGGGGTGACAAATTTTGCATTTTATCTCATTGTCTCTCTTATCCTTATGTTCATCCAATATATAGTTGGTCCAAAGATTGTTGAGTGGTCAATGCGAGTCAGGTATATTACAGAAAGTGAAGCCCCAGAATTGCATAGAATGGTGTCAGAACTTGCCGCCCATGCTAATATACCAAAACCTAAGGTTGGTATAGCCCAAATTCCTATCCCTAATGCATTTGCATTTGGAAGATGGGCTGGTGATAGTAGGTTGTGTGTTACTCAAGGTATAATACAGCTACTAAATCAAGATGAACTGCGTGCAGTTCTTGGGCATGAGATATCACATCTGAAGAATCGTGATGTGTTGACTATTACCTTACTTTCAGTTATTCCTATAGTCCTATACAGAATTGCGTGGGGTTCATTATTATTTGGCAGAAGGTCAAGAAGAGAAGGTGGCGCAGCTTTAGCAATAGTTGGGATGCTTTCATTCATCTTTTACTTTATCACTAATTTACTCGTCCTTTATGCTTCTCGGATAAGGGAGTATTTTGCTGACCGTGGCTCAGTTGAGTTAGGAAACAGACCGGATTGGCTTGCCTCTGCATTGTATAGATTAGTGTATGGAAGTGCACGTATACCTAAAGAGGAATTACGTGAAGTTGAAGGTTTAAAGGCTTTCTTTGTCAACGACCCATCAAGAGCAGGAGAAGAGTTTAGAGAGCTTAAGGATTTGGACATTGACCGCAGTGGCAGAATTGATGCATCTGAGTTAAAAGTTTTAAGCAGAAAGAAAGTAAGGTTAGGATTTACTGACCGTCTATTAGAGCTACTCAGTACTCACCCAAATATGGTTAACAGGATAAAACAACTATCAACTTACAACACGACCTGAGATAAAAAGAGGATTTTAAAAGTTTACTTCTTCTGGCTCTATTCCTTAAATAGCATAAATACTGAGTTTTGCTTACTCATTTTTTTAAAAAACTTGACAAAAAAATTTTTTATTATTATAATTGAGAATGTGTCTCAATTGCAATTAAGGATGAAGACAGAAGAAGACATATTTAGAAAGTATTTAAAACAAAAAGAGTTAAAGTTTACACCTGAGAGACGAGCAATTTTGGATGAGGTATTTTCACTACATGATCACTTTGATGTTGAAACTATTTTTACTAGACTGTCACAGAGGGCTGAACATATCTCACGTGCTACTATCTACAGGACTTTACCTTTACTGGTTGGGAGTGGCTTAATTAAAGAAGTACTGAGAGCTCAAGATAGGGGCTATTACGAACATACATTTGGGCATAAACATCATGACCATATGGTTTGTTTGAAATGTGGTAAGGCTATTGAATTTAAGGACAACCGTATAGAAAAGTTGCAAGATGAAGTATGTAAAAAATACGGTTTTAAACCTGTAGAACATAGACTCGGAATTAGAGGATATTGCAAGGAATGCAGGTGAAAATGCAATCACAAATTAAACTTTTCCACAGGATACTGCGTAAACTCAATGGGTAACAAGATTTCACTGGTTGAGATGAGAATAAGCGAAAAAGGTAAGGTAATAGAAATACAAGGTGGATATGGTATGATTCGTAAGTTGGAGACTTTAGGAATCAGAGAAGGAAAGGAAATTAAGAAACTAAGTGCACAACTTATGAGAGGACCTGTTATTATCCAGGTGAGTAATACCCGAGTTGCTATTGGGTTTGGTATGGCAAGACGGATAATTGTAGAGGTAAGCGGAAATACTTAAAAGCCAATTGTGGTATTGAAATGAAAGGAGGTGTATTATGGGTTACAGGCATAGATGGATGTATTATGCGACTGGACTCCCCGGCTGGATGAGGTTTGGCTTTTCTCCCGGCTGGGTAGGCAGGAGTCCGTATGGCTTAGGGCCAGCGGCTCAATATTTGATGTATGGGACTTGGCCTACACCACAGATGAATTATTTATGGCAGACTGGACGGATTCCATATACAGGAGTTCCGGGATTTCCGATGCCGGGGTTTCCTACTCCTTACGACCCGTGGGGAGCTGTTGCTCTCACTCCTGAGCAGGAAGTGGATATGCTGAAATCACAGGCTGAAATACTGGAAGATGAGCTTGATGGAATTAGAAAAAGGATTTCTGAACTGGAAGGAGGCAAGAAATGAAGATAGCAGTTACAAGCACAGGCGCAGATTTAAATTCTGATGTTGACCCAAGATTTGGTAGATGTGCTTACTTTCTCTTTGTAGATACAGATACTATGAAATTTGAAGCAGTAGAGAATCCAAATGTATCTGCTATGGGCGGAGCAGGCATCCAATCTGCACAACTTGTTGCAAACAAAGGTGTTGAGGCCCTTCTCACAGGTAGCTGTGGTCCAAATGCATTTCAGACACTTCAGGTAGCGAAAGTCCAAGTAATTGTCGG is part of the bacterium genome and encodes:
- a CDS encoding FeoA family protein; the encoded protein is MGNKISLVEMRISEKGKVIEIQGGYGMIRKLETLGIREGKEIKKLSAQLMRGPVIIQVSNTRVAIGFGMARRIIVEVSGNT
- a CDS encoding DUF5320 domain-containing protein, with the translated sequence MGYRHRWMYYATGLPGWMRFGFSPGWVGRSPYGLGPAAQYLMYGTWPTPQMNYLWQTGRIPYTGVPGFPMPGFPTPYDPWGAVALTPEQEVDMLKSQAEILEDELDGIRKRISELEGGKK
- a CDS encoding zinc metalloprotease HtpX; protein product: MALLRIKMSLLVIILFGILFAIVSLLAYTAGVTNFAFYLIVSLILMFIQYIVGPKIVEWSMRVRYITESEAPELHRMVSELAAHANIPKPKVGIAQIPIPNAFAFGRWAGDSRLCVTQGIIQLLNQDELRAVLGHEISHLKNRDVLTITLLSVIPIVLYRIAWGSLLFGRRSRREGGAALAIVGMLSFIFYFITNLLVLYASRIREYFADRGSVELGNRPDWLASALYRLVYGSARIPKEELREVEGLKAFFVNDPSRAGEEFRELKDLDIDRSGRIDASELKVLSRKKVRLGFTDRLLELLSTHPNMVNRIKQLSTYNTT
- a CDS encoding Fur family transcriptional regulator encodes the protein MKTEEDIFRKYLKQKELKFTPERRAILDEVFSLHDHFDVETIFTRLSQRAEHISRATIYRTLPLLVGSGLIKEVLRAQDRGYYEHTFGHKHHDHMVCLKCGKAIEFKDNRIEKLQDEVCKKYGFKPVEHRLGIRGYCKECR